One window of the Romeriopsis navalis LEGE 11480 genome contains the following:
- a CDS encoding YbhB/YbcL family Raf kinase inhibitor-like protein, whose amino-acid sequence MAALMLVVSLSLPAAAQEFQLTSTTVAEGEKLTNTHVFKGFGCDGQNQSPQLSWTGVPKGTKSFAINIYDPDAPTGSGWWHWNVVNIPASVRSLPQGASGSVQLPKGVMEIRNDYGQVGFGGACPPPGEVHRYVFTVYALKQESLPLPENPSNALVGFMTRANSLGSASMTAVYHR is encoded by the coding sequence ATGGCTGCCTTGATGCTCGTGGTGAGTTTGAGCTTACCTGCCGCCGCTCAGGAATTCCAACTGACCAGCACAACTGTTGCTGAAGGTGAAAAGCTGACGAATACGCATGTCTTCAAAGGCTTTGGTTGTGATGGTCAAAACCAATCACCACAACTTTCGTGGACAGGGGTGCCCAAAGGGACCAAAAGCTTTGCGATCAATATTTATGACCCCGATGCGCCAACGGGATCGGGCTGGTGGCACTGGAATGTGGTGAATATTCCGGCTTCGGTGCGATCGTTGCCTCAAGGTGCCAGTGGCAGTGTGCAACTGCCGAAGGGTGTCATGGAAATCCGCAATGACTATGGCCAGGTGGGATTTGGTGGAGCTTGCCCACCGCCGGGGGAAGTGCATCGCTATGTCTTTACGGTTTATGCTTTGAAACAAGAATCGTTGCCGCTACCGGAAAACCCAAGTAATGCGCTGGTTGGTTTTATGACCCGTGCGAACTCACTAGGAAGTGCAAGTATGACTGCTGTTTATCATCGCTAA
- a CDS encoding AraC family transcriptional regulator — MTMLQAIDENQQSEVVIRAITQATTATFTDLYFRHTFLFFIQMGSKRVLCPTNGELIGNVGDMMIFPPNSMVTMENRPVLDRDYRAVGVSFSNDLVEAVFSDGYKAQAQPPGIQMMTAKVYEPSHILDIIQATLEDATLPEAIRCHRLLEPLVWIKSNDVVLTPHQANAPLSQVRALLETDLSHPWRSKEVAEHFAMSEATMRRWLARSGERFSKILQNTRLESGLNRLQTTDMPIAEIALECGFKTPSHFSDSFKQRFGINPSQIRYVEE; from the coding sequence ATGACGATGCTTCAGGCGATCGATGAAAATCAGCAATCGGAAGTTGTCATTCGAGCGATTACTCAAGCGACAACTGCAACGTTCACCGATCTATATTTTCGGCATACGTTTTTGTTTTTTATTCAAATGGGCAGTAAGCGGGTGCTTTGTCCAACTAACGGTGAGCTAATTGGTAATGTTGGCGACATGATGATTTTTCCACCCAACTCCATGGTGACGATGGAAAATCGCCCGGTGCTCGATCGGGATTATCGCGCCGTTGGGGTGTCTTTCAGCAATGATTTAGTTGAGGCAGTGTTCTCGGACGGCTACAAGGCGCAGGCTCAACCACCGGGGATTCAGATGATGACCGCTAAGGTATATGAGCCGTCACACATACTCGATATTATTCAAGCAACCCTAGAAGATGCAACTCTGCCGGAAGCGATCAGATGTCATCGTCTTCTAGAACCGTTGGTCTGGATTAAAAGTAATGACGTTGTGCTGACACCGCATCAAGCAAATGCACCGTTAAGTCAGGTTAGAGCTTTACTGGAAACCGATTTAAGTCATCCTTGGCGATCGAAGGAAGTGGCCGAGCACTTTGCGATGAGTGAAGCAACGATGCGGCGATGGCTGGCCCGTTCTGGTGAACGATTTTCGAAAATATTGCAGAATACGCGGTTGGAAAGTGGGCTTAACCGTTTGCAAACGACTGATATGCCGATCGCTGAAATTGCCCTCGAATGTGGCTTCAAAACACCTTCGCATTTCTCGGATTCGTTCAAGCAACGCTTTGGGATTAACCCCAGTCAGATTCGCTATGTTGAAGAATGA
- a CDS encoding glutathione S-transferase family protein — MYRVYGDVQSGNCYKIKLLMSHLGLADEWIDIDLLKGETETEEFLDKNPNGKIPLLELPSGQCLSESNAILNYLAVGSSYLPEEAWTRAKVLQWQFFEQYSHEPYIAVARFIAKYLELPESRRAEFEAKQKGGYKALSVMEKQLGETQYLAGAEMTIADISLYAYTHVAHEGGFDLVDYPAVRRWLDRVASHPHHVTIAQLVSG, encoded by the coding sequence ATGTATCGAGTTTATGGTGATGTGCAGTCGGGGAATTGCTACAAAATCAAGCTGCTTATGAGCCACCTAGGATTGGCGGATGAATGGATTGATATTGATTTGCTGAAGGGTGAAACGGAAACTGAGGAGTTTCTTGATAAGAATCCGAATGGCAAAATTCCTCTGCTTGAATTGCCATCAGGACAATGCCTGTCTGAATCAAATGCCATTCTGAATTATCTGGCTGTGGGTTCGAGCTATTTGCCGGAAGAAGCGTGGACGCGGGCAAAGGTTCTGCAATGGCAGTTTTTTGAACAATATAGTCATGAGCCTTATATTGCTGTGGCGCGGTTTATTGCGAAGTATTTGGAGTTGCCGGAGTCACGGCGGGCTGAGTTTGAGGCGAAGCAAAAGGGTGGGTATAAGGCGCTCTCTGTAATGGAAAAGCAGTTGGGTGAGACACAATATTTGGCCGGGGCAGAAATGACGATCGCGGATATATCGTTGTATGCCTATACCCATGTGGCGCATGAGGGGGGCTTTGATCTGGTGGATTATCCGGCGGTGCGGCGGTGGCTCGATCGCGTGGCAAGTCATCCGCATCATGTGACGATAGCGCAATTGGTGAGCGGATAG